The genomic DNA CGTCCGGGTGGCGGACCCATGAGGCGAGGCTGCTGCGGGGGCTGTTGCGGAGGATGCATTTGCGCACCATACGCCCCATATTTAGTGATTTATATGGAACGCCCTATGTGAACACCCGAAAAGGATCATCGGAGTGGCCCGAACCCCACCCGGTCGACCACCGTCCTCGCACTTACCACATCAGGGCCCGCCGCCGGGCCTCACCTAGGATCCGAACTCCGAACAGCTTCTAGGTGAGGCCTCCGGTGGCACGGATGTTCTGGCCGGTGAGCCAGCGGCCGTCGGGACCGGTCAGGAAGGCGACCACGTCCGCCACATCCGCCGGCTGCCCGAGGCGGCCCAGCGGGGTGACCCCGGCGGCCGACCGAAGGGCCTCCTCGGAGTTGGTGCCGCGCAGGAGGTCGGTGTCCGTCGCGCCCGGGGAGACCGTGTTGACCGTGATGCCACGCGCGCCGAGTTCCGGCGCCGCGACGGCGGTCAGCTGCTCGATCGCGCCCTTGCTGATCACGTAGGGGGCGATGCCAGGTGCGGTACGGAAGGTGTTGAGGGTGGAGATGTTGACGATGCGCCCGTGGTCCCGCATGTGCCTCGCGGCGTGCCGGACGGTCAGGAAGGCGGACTTGGCGTTGACCGCCCCGTCACGGGCGAGACGTTCCACGATCGCCCGGCCGATGCCCCGCGACCCTCCGGTGACGACGGCTGCTCTGCCTTCCAGCGCTCCCACTGCGGCCTCCGTTTCGAAAACGACCCGGAGATCGAACCTACGTCAGGCAACCGGCTGAGGCACGCTGCGGCCCGGCGTCGGCCGCACCGTACGGCCGCCGCCGCCGGGCGAGAGTACCCGACCGTGGTTTTGGGGGCACCCTCCGCGAGGAAGGATCGAAGGGTGAGCCACTCCCATATCAGCGTCTCGGTGGACGCGGCCGCGGCGCCGGAAAAGGTGTTCTCCGTGCTGACCGACTGGCCGCGCCATGGCGAGTGGATGGTCCTGACCCGCGCGCACGTCACCGTCGGGGACGGCCGGAGCGAGGGGAGCAGGCTGGCGGCTTTCACCGGGGTGGGCCCGATCGGGTTCCTGGACACCATGGAGATCACCCGGTGGGATCCGCCGACGACCGTGGCGGTACGGCACACCGGGCGTCTGGTGCGCGGCACCGGGGTCTTCCGGGTGCTGCCCCGCGAGGGCGGTGGCAGCACGATCGTCTGGGAAGAGGAGCTCGACCTGCCGTTCGGCCCGGCCGGGCGGCTCGGCTGGCCGCTGGTCAGGCCGGCGAACGAGGCGCTGTTCCGGCTCTCGCTCCGCCGGCTGGCCGAGCTCAGCGGCCGGTGAGCCCAGCCGGTCGGCGGCGCGAGGACCGGTGGGCCCGGCGCCGGTAAGGCAAGAACCGGTGAGCTCGACGGCCGGTGAGGTCAGCGGCCGGTGAGGTCGCGGCTGGAGTCGCGGGCGGGCGGGTGGCCCGGCTCGTCCCGGATGACCTCGCCGTGGATGACCGGTCCGGAGCCGGAGCGCTGGTCGCGTATGACGTCGAAGGGTGTGCCCGGGTCGCCGAACGGTGAGCCGAGGCCGGGACCGCCCGCCTTGCCGGCGAGCTTCTCGATACGGCGGGCGAGGAACCGGGCGCCGAGCCCGCGCATCAGCGGCTGGGTGAACGGCAGGATGAACAGCAGGCCGACGATGTCGGTGAGGAAGCCCGGCACCGCCAGCAGCACCCCGCCCGCGATGGTCATGGCACCGCCGGAGGCGCCCGGCTCGGGCATCCGGCCGGTCTGCATCGCGTCCTGGAGCTTGCGCCAGGCCTTGCGGCCCTCCCTGCGGACGACCATGGAGCCGAGCAGGCTTCCCGCGGCCAGCAAGGCGATCGCGGACCAGACTCCGATGGCCTGGCCGACCTGGACGAACACCAGAATCTCCAGGACGGGGACCGCCAGGAAGGCAAGGACCAGCAGAAGGCGCATCATTTCCTCAACTCACGCGACAGCCGTACAACCATGACAACGCCGCCGGGCGTCGCCGCGTTCCGCGTTCGCTCAGCGTGGACGGCGCAGGCGCTGGGGAAGGCCGGAGAAGCCCCACACGGTGACCCGCCATGCCGCCTCTCCCACCACACCCCGGCTCATCTTGCTGGCCCCGACGGTGCGCTCCACGAAGGTGATGGGCACCTCGACGACGCGCAGGCCGTTCCGGATGGTGCGCAGGGTCAGGTCCACCTGGAAGCAGTAGCCCTGGGACTCCACGTCGTCCAGGCCGATCTTCTCCAGGGTGGAGGCGCGATAGGCGCGGAACCCCGCGGTGGCGTCGCGGACCGGCAGGCCGAGCATCATCCGGGTGTAGAGGTTGCTGCCGCGCGAGAGGAACTCCCGCGAGCCGGGCCAGTTGACGACCTTTCCACCGGGCACCCATCGTGAGCCGATCGACAGGTCGGCCCCGTCGGACAGCGCGTCCAGCAGCTTGGGCAGCTCCTCCGGCTGGTGGGAGCCGTCGGCGTCCATCTCCACCAGGACGTCGTAGCCCTGCTCCAGACCCCAGCGGAAACCGGCGATGTAGGCGGCGCCGAGGCCCTGCTTGCCCGGCCGGTGCAGCACGTGGACGTGGTCGTCCTCGGCCACCAGGCCGTCGGCGATCGCGCCGGTGCCGTCGGGACTGTTGTCGTCGGCGATCAGCAGGTGCGCCTCGGGCAGTGCGGCGCGCACCCGGCCGACGATCATCGGCAGGTTCTCCCGCTCGTTGTAGGTCGGGACGATGACGAGCACCCGGCCCAGCATCCGATCCATCACGCGTCTCCCACCTGCTGGTCGCCTTCCTGGTTCACCGAGTGCACCAGGTTACGGGGCCTGCGCCGCCATCCGGCGGCCAACGCGCCCGCACTCACAAGTATCAGGGCCCATTCGGGCAACGCCCCCACGCGTGTCGCGATGGTTTCGGCAGTTCTGACCGGAATGCTTAGTACGTTCGATGCGGGGACAAGCTCTCCGGTGCGCCAGGCTATTGCGCCGTCGGGGGTCACATATGCGGATATACCCGTTATGGCGGACGTTACTACCGCCCGGTTGTGCTCGACGGCGCGCAGCTGGGACATGGCGAGCTGCTGCGGCGGCAGGTTGGTCAGCGCGTAGGTGGCGTTGTTGGTCTGCACCACCAGCGGGGTGGCACCCGTCCGGGCGGTGTCGCGCACGACACCGTCGAAGGCCACCTCGTAGCAGTTGATCGCGCCCACCGTCACCGGGCCCATCCTCAGGTCGCCGTCGCGGGTGCCCGGCACCGACTGCTTGCCGACCATGGCCGCCCTCTCGAACAGGGCCAGCACGAGGTCCTTGAGCGGGGTGTACTCCCCGAACGGGACGAGCTGCTGCTTGTCGTAGTAGGCGCCGGGGCCGGTGACGGGGTCCCATACCAGGCTGCGCGTCGCACGGTTGTTCTCTCCGACGCCGACCACCGCGCCGACCAGGACGGGCACCCCGATGTCCTTCACCGCCGCGTCGATCTCCCGGTAGGCGACGTCGCTGCGGTAGGGGTCGATGTCGGTGGAGTTCTCCGGCAGCACCACCAGGTCCGGCCGGGGCGTCCGCCCCTCCCGTACGGCACGTGCCATCTCATGGAGCATG from Streptosporangium sp. NBC_01756 includes the following:
- a CDS encoding FxsA family protein encodes the protein MRLLLVLAFLAVPVLEILVFVQVGQAIGVWSAIALLAAGSLLGSMVVRREGRKAWRKLQDAMQTGRMPEPGASGGAMTIAGGVLLAVPGFLTDIVGLLFILPFTQPLMRGLGARFLARRIEKLAGKAGGPGLGSPFGDPGTPFDVIRDQRSGSGPVIHGEVIRDEPGHPPARDSSRDLTGR
- a CDS encoding polyprenol monophosphomannose synthase, producing the protein MDRMLGRVLVIVPTYNERENLPMIVGRVRAALPEAHLLIADDNSPDGTGAIADGLVAEDDHVHVLHRPGKQGLGAAYIAGFRWGLEQGYDVLVEMDADGSHQPEELPKLLDALSDGADLSIGSRWVPGGKVVNWPGSREFLSRGSNLYTRMMLGLPVRDATAGFRAYRASTLEKIGLDDVESQGYCFQVDLTLRTIRNGLRVVEVPITFVERTVGASKMSRGVVGEAAWRVTVWGFSGLPQRLRRPR
- a CDS encoding SRPBCC family protein, whose protein sequence is MSHSHISVSVDAAAAPEKVFSVLTDWPRHGEWMVLTRAHVTVGDGRSEGSRLAAFTGVGPIGFLDTMEITRWDPPTTVAVRHTGRLVRGTGVFRVLPREGGGSTIVWEEELDLPFGPAGRLGWPLVRPANEALFRLSLRRLAELSGR
- the lnt gene encoding apolipoprotein N-acyltransferase, coding for MVQEKTATPAPGAPAEGPVAGSPPGRTAFATARRAFPGRIAAALAGGLLLFLAFPPLGLWFLAPFGLALAVLSVYGSRPRRALLLGLLTGLAFLLPALHWVSPIGVDAWLGLVAIESLFYSAWAAGVALTVRLPLWPLWSAALWVAMEWARGMFPVGGFPWARVAFSQGQSVFTPYAALGGAPLVTFAVALCGGLIALLAIRLAAAPRWDRAIALPLAGVLAIPAAAFAVPRFGDEGRTVTVGVIQGNVPGRGMDPLGDEPAVVLRNHTGMLHEMARAVREGRTPRPDLVVLPENSTDIDPYRSDVAYREIDAAVKDIGVPVLVGAVVGVGENNRATRSLVWDPVTGPGAYYDKQQLVPFGEYTPLKDLVLALFERAAMVGKQSVPGTRDGDLRMGPVTVGAINCYEVAFDGVVRDTARTGATPLVVQTNNATYALTNLPPQQLAMSQLRAVEHNRAVVTSAITGISAYVTPDGAIAWRTGELVPASNVLSIPVRTAETIATRVGALPEWALILVSAGALAAGWRRRPRNLVHSVNQEGDQQVGDA
- a CDS encoding SDR family oxidoreductase — its product is MGALEGRAAVVTGGSRGIGRAIVERLARDGAVNAKSAFLTVRHAARHMRDHGRIVNISTLNTFRTAPGIAPYVISKGAIEQLTAVAAPELGARGITVNTVSPGATDTDLLRGTNSEEALRSAAGVTPLGRLGQPADVADVVAFLTGPDGRWLTGQNIRATGGLT